In the Aristaeella hokkaidonensis genome, AGCATCCCCTGGGACACCTGCATACCGCCAAGTACTGGCACTGCGTGAACCCGAACGGCCTGCACCTGACGATCTCCGATACAGGCTGGGCAAAGGCCGGCTGGGGCAAGATCTACGGCCAATGGCTGTGTGAGGCTGCCATCTTTGTATATGACTTCGACCGCTTTGATGCGGCGGACATCCTGCCGCTGTTCGCGAAGTACCATATCACCACCTTCTGTGCACCGCCCACCATGTGGCGGATGCTGATCAAGCAGGACCTGAGCAAGTACGATCTGTCTTCTGTGACACATGCGTCCAGCGCCGGCGAAGCGCTGAACCCGGAAGTGTTCCGGCAGATCGAGAAGCAGACCGGCCTGCAGGTTATGGAAGGCTTCGGCCAGACAGAAAGCACAATGATCATCGGCAACCTGGCAGGCGCGGATCACAAGCTGGGTTCCATGGGCAAGGTGGCGCCGATCTACAAGGTGGCGCTGCTGGATCCGGAAGGAAAAGAGGTTCCCGTCGGTACCTCCGGCGAGATCTGTGTGGATATCTCCAACGGTATCCCGATCGGTCTGTTCCGGGAGTATTACCGGGACGAGGAAAAGACCAAGGAAGTTATGCACGACGGCTGGTATCATACCGGTGACGTGGCCTGGTGCGATGAAGACGGCTTCTACTGGTATGTGGGCCGCGCGGACGACGTGATCAAGTCCAGCGGCTACCGGATCGGACCGTTCGAAATCGAGAGCGTAATCATGGAACTGCCCTACGTGCTGGAATGCGGCGTCAGCGCTGCGCCTGACGAAGTCCGCGGCCAGGTAGTCAAGGCCAGCATCGTGCTGACCAAGGGTACTGAGCCCACGGAAGAACTGAAAAAGGAAATCCAGAACTACGTCAAGCAGCATACCGCTCCCTACAAGTATCCCCGTATCGTTGTGTTCCGGGATGAACTGCCCAAGACGGTTTCCGGAAAGATCCAGAGGGCACTGCTGTGATTGATTCCACACTGTGCTATCTTTACCGCGGGGATGAGGTGCTGATGATGCACCGGACGCGGAAAAAGAATGATATGAACCACGACAAGTGGGTTGCCATCGGCGGCCGCTTTGAGGACAAGGAAAGCCCGGAGGACTGCGCGCTCCGCGAGGTGTGGGAGGAAACCGGGCTGACCATGACCTCCTGGCGTTACCGGGGGATCGTGACTTTCGTCAGCGACCAGTATGAAACGGAACGGATGCATCTGTTTACTTCCGATGCGTACACGGGCGAACTGACGGACTGTGACGAGGGCGAGCTGGTATGGATGAAAAAGAAAGATCTGGATGCGCTGCCCCAATGGGAAGGAGACCGGGTTTTCCACCGGCTGCTGGATGAAGAGATCCCGTTTTTCTCCCTGAAACTTGTATACAGCGGAGAAAAACTGGTGTCCGCTGTGCTGAACGGGAAACAAAATCTGTACAAATGACATAGGCCTATCTAAGCTGATAAAAGATTGCAAGGCTTGACAAATAACGGATTATGATGTTAAATTAGCCCGTTACGTGTTTTTGTGTGTGACAGGGCCGGTGCCCTGTGGGTTTGTAGGAGGAGAAGGAAAGTGGAGTTCATCAGGATACTCCTTGAAACACTGGCGGGGGTATGCAGCTTCTTTCTGACATTCATCATGGTCTACCAGATCGTGATTGGTTTTTTCGGTTTCAAAAAAGCAAAGAAAGATTACGCTGATCATGATCCGGAATCCCGGTTTTTGGTGCTGGTTCCCGCTCATAATGAGGAGAAAGTCATCGGGGATATCATCCAGAACCTGAACGATATGGATTATCCCAAAGAACTGTACGATTTTTATATCATTGCCGATAACTGCACGGATAATACAGCCGAAGTGGCCCGGAATCTCGGCGCGAACGTGATCGAGACCTGCAAGGAATCCCCGGACGCTCCGACCGGCAAGCCTATTGCCCTGAAGAAGGCGCTGCAGGCTATCGGTGATTATCAGGACCGCTATGATCTGATGATGATCTTTGACGCGGATAACCTGATGGATACCAATATGTTCCGCGAAGTGAACAGCCAGTATCTGGACAAGGGGAAACCGGATTTCATCCAGTGCTACCTGGGCGCCAAGAACAAGAAGGGCGTTGTGGCCTGGTTCTACTACACCGGATATACGCTGACGAACCGTTTCTTCGACCTGGCTAAATACAGGCTGGGCCTGAACTGCGCTATCGGCGGTACGGGATTTGCGATGACCACATCCTACCTGTACAAGCGGGGTGGCTGGACTACCATGTCCCTGACCGAAGACTTCGAAATCCAGGTGGAAGCGACGCTGGAAGGCCGCCGGATCCTGTGGAACCATTATACCCGGGTGTATGACGAAAAGCCCACCTCTCTGCTGGCTTCCATCCGGCAGAAGATCCGCTGGGGACAGGGCCACTGGTACGTGGCATTGCATAACACCGGAAAGACGTTCCGTGCGCTTTCAGACGGAAGAATCAGCTTCTGGGAGTTCCTGAGCCTGCTGACCTATATGTACAGCATCGCGGCTTATGTGGTGGCTGCTGTACAGCTGGTGGTGACTACCGCACTTTGCCTGGTGGTGCCTGGCAGACAATTCTTCGATGTTTCCCTGAGCGGTCTGCTCATCGGCGGTCTCCTGTTTGGCTACACTTACCTGTTCCTGTTCTATGTGGCTGACTGGATGGACAACCGGATCCGTTTCAGCTTCCGGACCATTCCGGTAATGATCGGCGGTTTCTTTGCCAATCTGATCGTAGGTATCTTCAATGAGATTGTCGGTCTGATCCGCTGCGGTGATCAGCAGCACTGGGTGAAGACCGAGCACGCCATCGAGGCGAAAACAGTGCAGGAGCGTCAGCAGGTACAGCTGCGCGGCAAGGCTGCATAAGAAAGACATAATAAAACCGGGATGCGATTGCATCCCGGTTTTTCGTATGCGGTTGAATCAGGGATGAACGAAGGTACCGATATCGCTGCCTTCCAGTACCCTGAGCAGGTTTTCCGGATCATCCAGGCCGAAGACGCGGACCATGGGAACTTTGTTCTCCGCGCAGAGGGCGAAGGCGGAAGCATCCATGACCTTGAGCCCCCTGGCCAGGGCGTCGGTATAAGTGATGTCCTTGATCAGGGTGGCGGTGGGATCTTTCATCGGATCGGCGGTATAGACGCCGTCGATGTTCTTGGCCATCAGGACCGCGTCCACTTCCATCTCAATGGCACGGAGCGCCACGCCGGAGTCGGTGGAGAAGAAGGGGTTGCCGGTGCCGCAGGCGAAGAGCACAACCCGGCCCTCGGACAGGTGACGGCGGGCGGCCATGGCGTTGAATGGCTCAGCAAAGCGGTTCATATCCACGGCGGACTGCACGATGGCATCCAGGCCGGCCTTGCGCAGGGCATCCGCTACGCACAGGCAGTTGATGACCGTGCCCAGCATACCCATCTGATCGGCGGTTACCGCGTCCATATTTGCCGCGGGGCCCTGACGGCCGCGCCAGATGTTGCCGGCGCCGATGACGATGCCGACTTCCACACCCATATCATGCATCCTGCGAACGATGGATGCGACTTCGTTAACTTTTTCAAAATCAAAGAGATCGGAGCCGGATTTGAGCGCTTCACCGCTGAGCTTCAGCAGGATCCGGTGATATACAGCCATATAATGCCTCCCAAATGTATTTTTAACAGTATAACATGATTTCGGCCCCGGGAAAAGAGGCGAATGCCACGGATCATCCAGGGGGTCAGACCCATTCTTCCGTATTGCTTGCTTCTGTGATGCCATACCGGCGGTATATCACTTCTTTTGCCTTCATGACCTGGCTGTATCCCACATCGCCCCAGTTCAGGAGGGCTGCGGCTTTTTCCGGGGCAACCAGCAGGCGGTCGTAGGTTTTGCCGTTATCAGGATCCGGCTGCTTTTTGCCGATCTTCCGGATCAATGCCGCCATCCTGACCTGGGCATATGCGGGTGTGCCGTTTCCTTCGTTCACCAGCTGGTAACCGATATATACGGGCGTTTCGATCTCTGTATTCACTTCTTCCAGAAGCTCGCGGCGGCAGGTGCCTTCTATTCCGTTATCATAGACCTCGGGACGGCCGCCGGCCAGCGAGTATTTGATTCTGTCCGGTTTCTTTTCAACACGCAGCATGACGCGGCCTTCCCGGTCCAGCATGATGCAGTATACCTGCCGGACTGCCATTTCCGCCGGTACAGCTTCCGCGACCCAGTCGATTTTTGTCATGCGTACTTCTTCTCCCTTACGCGAGGAGATCCTGCCATACAGCCAGGCTGCTGCCTTTCGGCACAGTAAAGATGACCCGCCGGATACAGGTTTCCTTCTGCAGGAATGCAGCCGCCGTCCGGAAGGTAATTTCAGCTGCGCGATCCTGCGGAAAACGGGAACCGTCGGAGAGACTGCAGAAGGCAATGGAGTGCAGATCATTGTTTTCAGCAAGCTCCAGGCAGGAGCGACAGCAGGAGGCCAGCAAGGCTTCTGCTTCTGCAGTAATATCGCCCTCAATAACCGGTGCAACTGTATGCAGCACATATCTGGCGGGAAGATTGAAGCCGGGAGTGATTTCTGCCCGTCCTGCAGGCTCTTCCCGGTCCTGCATCAGCTCATGACAGGCCAGGCGCAGCTGCACACCGCTCATGGTATGGATGATATTGTCAATGCAGTCGTGGCAGGGCTGAAAGCATCCCAGAAGCCGGCTGCTGGCCGCATTGACGATGGCGTCACATCTGAGAGCTGTGATATCTCCCTGCCAGAGGACAAGCCGGCTGTCTTTCGCACAGGGCGGCAGGCTTTCCGCCTCCACAATCCCTTTTTCTTCCGCCATCTCCCGCAGAAAGGCGTCCTGAACCTGCAGAAACTTCTCTGTGACCGGCATGGGTGGGCGGACGTTCATCAGGCTGCGTAAAAGCCGCCACTGGCGATCCGGCGTATAAGGAAACACAGGGTACTGATACTGCGGCATTTCCTCCAGCAGCGCACGGATCAGCCAGACCCGTCTTTGCTTCTGATTCATTCGCTTTCACGCACCCTTTGCAGATGTTTTGATGAACACTCCATTCATATTAGCATGTTACCCGGGACAGGACAAGAATCCGGCAGAAGATTGGCGGATCACATACTGTATATATCAGTCGTATCCGGCTTTTTTCATACTTTCGGTAGGTTCCTGTTCTCCTGAGTTTATGATATGATGAAATATAACTGATTCAGCGCATGAAAGTGAACAGGGGAGACATGATATGGCGTCGAGCAGGGAATACCTGGATTTTATCCTGGAGCAGCTTTCGGGTTTGGAGAATGTGACCTGGAAGGCAATGATGGGGGAGTACATCATTTACTGGCGCGGAAAGATCGTCGGGGGGATCTATGATGACCGGTTCCTGATCAAACCCACAAAATCCGCCGTTGCGATGATGCCGGACGCTGAACGGGAGCTTCCCTATGAGGGGGCAAAGGAAATGCTGCTGGCAGACGTGGACAACCGGGTGTTCCTGGAAGAACTGCTGGAAGCGATGTACGATGAGCTTCCGGCACCGAAGCAAAAGAAGAAGTGAACCCAGGGGAGGAGAGCAAAAAGAAACCGCATAAATCGACTCTACGGATCGTGGATTCCGCCTTTCCACCATATTCTACGGTTCGTGGGTGTGAATGAAAAACAGACAGCAGGATAATCAATCCCGGAAGGAGGAACACGATGGACCAGGTCATAATCGGGCGCTTCATTGCCGAAGAACGGAAGAAGAAAGGCTATACCCAGAAGCAGCTGGCAGAGAAACTGAATATCAGCGACAAGACAATCTCCAAATGGGAGTGCGGCAACGGATTCCCGGAAGTATCCCTGCTGCTTCCGCTGTGCGGGGAGCTGGGTATTACCGTCAATGATCTGCTGTCCGGAGAACTTGTTTCGGGAGAAGATTATCAGAAAAAGGCGGAGGACAATATGGTGGAAATGATCAAAGAAAGAGAAGCAAACAAAAAGCAGTTTGTGTTAACGCTTATCCTGGGCGGCGTATCGCTGGTTTCCTTCCTTACGCTGCTGATTGTGGTGTGTGTGTATACAAATGTGATCCCGCAGAACGTGAAAATCGTCCTGATTACCATTGCATGCGTGATTTTTGCAGTCGGCTGCATTGCTGTTATGGCAGGGCAGCAGAAGATCGGGTATTATCAGTGCGCAAAGTGCGGGCAGACCTTCGTGCCGAAGTTCTGGGCACATACGTTCGGATTCAATCTGATTTCAAAAAGACACCTGAAGTGCCCGCACTGCGGGGAAAAATCCTGGTGCCGTAAAGTGATGGGAAGAGAGTAGAGATGGCAACTGAACCGAAGACAGAGATCTGGAACAAAACCGGCAGCGGCGTGCTGACGGAAACACCGCTTCTGCTGACAGCCTGCAGGGAAGGAAAATTCGGCACTGCCTTTTCCTATTCGGGCGGATGCGTGTATCAAGCCCTGTTTACCTACCTGACCGGGAAACCGGACGAAGGTTTTTTCTCAGTACATCCGGAGCTGTTTTATGGAAGCTGGCTGGTGTGCTTGAGCGCTGAATGGGAAAACTATCTCCGGAAGCTGCCGATGCAGGCCGTATTCCGGCGGGAAGTGATGGAGCCGCTTTGCGCGGAATCTGTAAAGCCTTTGAAGCCGCTGCCGGAAGGATACATCTTAACTCCGTTTACCCCGGCCATTTTTGAAGCGCATCCCTTTGGCCAGGGGGGAAACTATGCCGGTTTTGAAGACTTTTCGGAACGGGGCGCAGGAGCAGCCGTGCTGTACAACGGACAGGTCGTCGCAGCCGCGTCAAGTTTTCTGACGTTTGAAGACCAGGCGGAGCTGGATATCTGTACTGATCCCGAACACCGGAAGCGGGGGCTTGCGGATCATTGCACGACGGAAATAATGAGCCAGTGCAGCAGGAAGGGACTGACCATCCACTGGGACGCACAGAACAGGATATCGGCAGAGCTGGCAAAAGGCCATGGCTTCCGGTCCCTGACTGAATATGCTGTTTATTGTTTGCGGGATAATGGCTGAGCGAGCCAACGAACGGAATGATCAATATGAATCAAGGAGAAAAGTATGATTTATTATAAAGATGACGAACTGGTTATCCGCAATATGGAAGAGGCAGACGGACAGGCTTTTGTAGAAGAATTTACTGCCCAGGGCTGGCATCCGGATATTGCCGTATACCAGAAGAGGATACAGGATCAGGCAGAAGGTAAATGCGTTGCGCTGACAGCTGAGTATCAGGGACAACCTGCCGGCTCAGTGTATGTTTACCTTATCCCGCATAACGGTCCTTTCAAAGAAAAAGGCTGGCCGGAAATCCATGATTTCAGCGTGCTGCAGAAATACCAGAGAAAAGGAATCGGCGGCAAACTGATGGACGCGGCGGAACAGATCGCGGGATTGTATGCAGACACCGTATGTCTGGCTGTGGGACTGCATGACGGATATGGCGCTGCCCAGCGGATGTATATCAAGCGCGGATATATTCCGGACGGAACCGGCGTATGGTATCAGGGTAAACAATGTGAACAGTATGAAACGGTCTGCACCGTTGACGACGATCTCGTCCTGTTCCTGTCCAAGAAGCTGCGTGGCTGATCATTTCAGCCGCCGGTTTCTGAACTGAAAGGAAGTTATAAAATGAAAGACCTGGAAATCAGAAACCAGAAGATTATTGACGCTGTCATTGAAAAAGAAAAAACATTGTGTCCCGGCTCGGTGGCATTGATCGGGATTTACGGATCCTTTCAGTCGGGTGATATCCATCCGCTGTCGGATCTGGACCTGCTGATCCTGATCAATGATGACCGGGGCTGGCAGCTTGGAAAAGCCTTTATCCAGGATGACCTGGGCGTAGGGCATGACATTTACTGCACGAATTGGGAGGGACTGCGGCAGGACGCCCGCTATGAGCATCCCCATATCGGCAAGCTGATGGATTCCCGGATTGTGTACTGTACTGATGAGAAGTACCGGGCGGAACTGGAGAAACTGCGGGACGAAGTGCGGAAGACGTTGGCGGAGCCCTTTGGAGAGACAGACTGCGAAAAGGCTGAAAAGGAACTGAAAGAGGCGCAGTGCTGCTATGCGGAAGCCATGACAGAGGAAGGCCTGGCCGAGGTTCGCAGGCGGGCAGGCGGCGCGATCTACTACGCGGAAAACGCAGTTGCCCTGCTGAACAAAACATATTTCCGGCTGGGCGTCAAACGGCGCTATGAAGAACTGAATGCCATGAAAAAAAAGCCGGAAAACCTGTGTGGCATGATCGAGGCTATCCTGGAAGCGGAAACCGCGGGCAGTGTGAAAGAACGGCTGACATGGCTGATGAAAGAGCTGACAGCCTGTTTCCGGACGGCGAGGCAGTCTCTTCAGCCGGAGAAAAAACCCGCCTGCGCGGATACACTGTCCGGAACCTATGAGGAGATGTTCTCCAACTGGCACGGAAAGATGGTGCAGGCTGCCGAGAACGGTGACCGCCATCTGGCTTTTATGAGCCTTGAAAGCCTGAACGAAATGCTGGCCGATATCGGCAATGCGGTTGAGATCGGAACGTATGACGTGCTTCGGGCATACGATCCGAACGACCTGAAGAAGACGGCAGAAGGTTTTGACAATGTACTGGAACGGTATCTGAGCGAATATGAAAAAGCCGGGATGAAAGCAGAACGCTATGCCGATATTGACGCTTTTGCGACTTCATACCTGAACAAGGGGAAAGCAAAAACAGAGAAGGCGGTTTGCCGGATCAGGACAGCTGTTCCGGAAGATGCGGACAGGATTGACGCGCTGTTTCGGGAAATGCTGCAGACCATCTATCATACAGATGATGTGAAGGGATATGAAGCCGGTTATCTGGATTCATTCTGGAACGGCGGTGAAAACAGGATCTATGTCGCGGAAGATGATGAAGTCAGGGCATTCCTGTCCGTTCAGGCGTATCGTGAACCACAGGCATATCTTTATCTTGATGATTTCTCGGTGACGGCGGCTTACAGAGGCAGTGGAATCGGGACAAAGCTGATGCAGTCCGCCGAGGCTTATGCAAGAGAGATCGGTATTCCGGCCATTGTCCTGCACGTTGAAAAGAACAATGAATCCGCGTTCCGTTTCTATGAAGGGCTGGGCTATACAATCTTCAGGGATGACGGGGACCGTTACCTGCTGAGTAAAGAGATTGACCAGAACTGAACAGGGAAGAAAGAAGGACAGATGATCGTTCTATCAGTATCACAGGGAAGGAGTATGCAACCCGTATATGAAGAAGCTTGCTGCGTTAGTCCTGGCTATACTGATGTTCTGTTCGGTATATGGTGTGATGGCATCAGAGGATCCATATTTCCATACGATCAGAGAGGCACTGGATATCTCTGAAGGATATGCCGCGATCAATGAAACAGACGATTATGTAATCCTCATCCTGGAGAAGGACGGCAAAACTCTGCGTGTGGTTACGATGATGGACGAGTCCGCGAAGGAACTGTATCAGACTGCAATGGCTGAAGAGGATTCTTCTGCTTTTGAAATGGTCGACGCATATGCCTGGAACCTGCCGGTGAGCTATACCGAGGAAATCACCGCGATGCCGCTGGAACAGGCGGAACTGGATGCTCTTGCAGGAAGAGCGATTCGGGACATCATGCGGGAATGGCAATGCAGGGGATTTGTTACCTCGAGCTCCGGAAATGACAAGACGGTTATTTCACTGGACTATGGCATGTATAAATACAGCTTTGAAGTCGAAGACCAGGGAGATATGGAACTGGCAAAAGTGATCAAGGGAGAGGTGTCCGGCTTTTCCCGCGCGGCGTTTGATCTTTCCTGTCATGCGGACGGTACGTTCTGATATGACAGAAAGAATGAATCAGAACGAGGAAAATACAGACAATCTGCCCGTCAAGGGTACGCAGCGGCGTGCCTTTTTTTGCGTTGAAACAGCCGGTTCCGGTCAGTTGCCAGCAGTGAAGACCTGTGGTAACATAATTGATTGTACGATTGAAAGGGGGAGCAGTACGTGAATATACGGACAATACTGGGGACACTGACAGTGAGACCCGTTCAGCTGCTTCTTGAGGTACTTTGCTCCCTTTTTACCCGGATGTCCCTGAGCCCGGGCATGGCAATCATCTGCCTGAGCCTGGTGTTCTGCCTGATTGCCTCCCCGCTGAAACCAAAGCATAAGCCGGACTTCCGGAAGGAAGCCGGAAGAATGATCGTGCTCTGGGGAGCTCAGCTTCTGTGTCTGTATGCCACATTTTGCTGGTTTACCGGGCTGGGAGCTTTTCGCGGCACTTCTTTTGGCCCCATCAGGGATCTGGGACAGTACGGCGGATTGCTCCTGTTCTGGATCGGATATGCTGTATTCGCGCTGCTGCGTCAGCTGACAAAGCTGGGTTATCAGCCCATGGAACTGAACAAACGGCAGCAGAAAACGGACAGGAACAACAAGATCCTGCTGATTTTATGCTGCCTGTATATGGCGATCCTGACGGGCGTGTTTATTCCTTCCGCCCTGATCGGGGCGTCCCCGGCAGAATTTGTGGACGCCCATTACTACCAGAATCCGGCGCAGTATCTGGTTTCCTCCGGCCTGCTGGCTGCGGGAACATTTGTGTTCTGGGGAATCCTGTACGGCATGCTGCTTGCACCGAAAGCACGCAAGCGGTTTGTGCTGTTCATGGCGATCTGTGCAGTTTCCGCGGCGGTGAACTATATGTTCTTCGGCAAGGATTACGGGTTTATCTCATCTGCCCTGCAATATGAGACGAATATTTCCAACCAGCTCTGGAAGGTACTGCTGAATACAGGCTGTGTGTTTGCTGCGATAGCGGTTGTGTGCCTGCTGCGGAAAAAGCATTCCGTGATCCTGCGGATCATGTGTCTGTACGGCTGTATCGCTCTGGCGGTGATGGCAGTAATCAATATCAACGGCATGGAGAAAAAAGCCGGAGAAGTTCATGATATCACAAACCGGATCAAAGCAGAAAAGGCTTCCTTCCGGCTGGACAGGGAAGGCCGTAATGTGGTTGTGATTATGATTGACCGGGCTATCAGCGGATTTGTTCCCTATCTTATGAACGAAAAGCCTGAACTGAAGCAACAGTTTGACGGTTTTACCTATTATCCGAATACGCTTTCCTACGGTTATCATACCAATATCGCCTCTCCGGCACTTTACGGGGGTTATGAGTATACCCCGGACGGCCTGGAGGAACGGGATGAGCTTTCTCTGAAGGACAAGCAGAATGAAGCACTGAAGATCATGCCGGTCAACTTCATGAACGCGGGTTATGAAGTGACGGTATGTGACGCACCCTATGCCAATTACCAGTGGATTTCAGATATGAGCATCTATGATGAGTATCCGGATATCCACACCTATAACACCATCGGCATGTTTGACGAATACAAGGTGCAGATGCTGGACAACCTGGACCGGAACCGCAACAGGAACATCTTCTTCTACAGCCTGTTTCGCTCTGCCCCGCTGCTGTTCCAGGAAACCATGTATGACCAGGGCCGGTACCTGGAGATGGACGTGAAGGCGGATGAAGGAGAAGGATCCGAACTGATCGGTGTTTCCCCTGACTTCCTGAACAACTATATGGTGATGAAGAACCTCAATACCATGACCCGGGTGACAGATGAGGGAATCAACACCTTCCTGATGCTGACCAACGAGATGACCCACGACGTTATTGAACTGCAGGAGCCGGATTATATACCGACCAATAATGTTGATAATACGGCCTATGAGGCAGAGCACGGCATCCGCCGTACAGAGGACGGAAAAGAACTGGACCTGACCCAGGCGGATGAGAGCGTGCGGATCCACTATCAGTCAGACATGGCTGCGTTTATCCAGCTTGGAAAATGGTTTGATGAGCTGCGGGAACAGGGTGTGTATGACAATACCCGGATCATTGTGGTATCCGATCACGGCTGCTATCTGGGACTGACCGGCGTGGATCTGCGGGAACGCCTGACGAACG is a window encoding:
- a CDS encoding AMP-binding protein: MQEFPAENGRTRVWHRYADVEKDENGTPVKIAFKNTEKFNFAFDVIDAIADEVPNKLAMLHLDKDKNEHRFTFNDLKRASNRCANYFKSLGIKKGDRVLLVLKRHYQFWFSILALEKIGAIGIPAVAQLQEHDFEYRFNAAGIKAIICTADGDTAHQADLAAKNAPSLELKLIVNGTREGWHTFDEEYQMYSTHFHRTDDTPCGDDLMLMYFTSGTTGYPKIAAHSYKHPLGHLHTAKYWHCVNPNGLHLTISDTGWAKAGWGKIYGQWLCEAAIFVYDFDRFDAADILPLFAKYHITTFCAPPTMWRMLIKQDLSKYDLSSVTHASSAGEALNPEVFRQIEKQTGLQVMEGFGQTESTMIIGNLAGADHKLGSMGKVAPIYKVALLDPEGKEVPVGTSGEICVDISNGIPIGLFREYYRDEEKTKEVMHDGWYHTGDVAWCDEDGFYWYVGRADDVIKSSGYRIGPFEIESVIMELPYVLECGVSAAPDEVRGQVVKASIVLTKGTEPTEELKKEIQNYVKQHTAPYKYPRIVVFRDELPKTVSGKIQRALL
- a CDS encoding NUDIX hydrolase: MIDSTLCYLYRGDEVLMMHRTRKKNDMNHDKWVAIGGRFEDKESPEDCALREVWEETGLTMTSWRYRGIVTFVSDQYETERMHLFTSDAYTGELTDCDEGELVWMKKKDLDALPQWEGDRVFHRLLDEEIPFFSLKLVYSGEKLVSAVLNGKQNLYK
- a CDS encoding glycosyltransferase family 2 protein; amino-acid sequence: MEFIRILLETLAGVCSFFLTFIMVYQIVIGFFGFKKAKKDYADHDPESRFLVLVPAHNEEKVIGDIIQNLNDMDYPKELYDFYIIADNCTDNTAEVARNLGANVIETCKESPDAPTGKPIALKKALQAIGDYQDRYDLMMIFDADNLMDTNMFREVNSQYLDKGKPDFIQCYLGAKNKKGVVAWFYYTGYTLTNRFFDLAKYRLGLNCAIGGTGFAMTTSYLYKRGGWTTMSLTEDFEIQVEATLEGRRILWNHYTRVYDEKPTSLLASIRQKIRWGQGHWYVALHNTGKTFRALSDGRISFWEFLSLLTYMYSIAAYVVAAVQLVVTTALCLVVPGRQFFDVSLSGLLIGGLLFGYTYLFLFYVADWMDNRIRFSFRTIPVMIGGFFANLIVGIFNEIVGLIRCGDQQHWVKTEHAIEAKTVQERQQVQLRGKAA
- the pyrH gene encoding UMP kinase, which translates into the protein MAVYHRILLKLSGEALKSGSDLFDFEKVNEVASIVRRMHDMGVEVGIVIGAGNIWRGRQGPAANMDAVTADQMGMLGTVINCLCVADALRKAGLDAIVQSAVDMNRFAEPFNAMAARRHLSEGRVVLFACGTGNPFFSTDSGVALRAIEMEVDAVLMAKNIDGVYTADPMKDPTATLIKDITYTDALARGLKVMDASAFALCAENKVPMVRVFGLDDPENLLRVLEGSDIGTFVHP
- a CDS encoding NUDIX domain-containing protein; translation: MTKIDWVAEAVPAEMAVRQVYCIMLDREGRVMLRVEKKPDRIKYSLAGGRPEVYDNGIEGTCRRELLEEVNTEIETPVYIGYQLVNEGNGTPAYAQVRMAALIRKIGKKQPDPDNGKTYDRLLVAPEKAAALLNWGDVGYSQVMKAKEVIYRRYGITEASNTEEWV
- a CDS encoding protein-ADP-ribose hydrolase translates to MNQKQRRVWLIRALLEEMPQYQYPVFPYTPDRQWRLLRSLMNVRPPMPVTEKFLQVQDAFLREMAEEKGIVEAESLPPCAKDSRLVLWQGDITALRCDAIVNAASSRLLGCFQPCHDCIDNIIHTMSGVQLRLACHELMQDREEPAGRAEITPGFNLPARYVLHTVAPVIEGDITAEAEALLASCCRSCLELAENNDLHSIAFCSLSDGSRFPQDRAAEITFRTAAAFLQKETCIRRVIFTVPKGSSLAVWQDLLA
- a CDS encoding TfoX/Sxy family protein; its protein translation is MASSREYLDFILEQLSGLENVTWKAMMGEYIIYWRGKIVGGIYDDRFLIKPTKSAVAMMPDAERELPYEGAKEMLLADVDNRVFLEELLEAMYDELPAPKQKKK
- a CDS encoding helix-turn-helix domain-containing protein, which translates into the protein MDQVIIGRFIAEERKKKGYTQKQLAEKLNISDKTISKWECGNGFPEVSLLLPLCGELGITVNDLLSGELVSGEDYQKKAEDNMVEMIKEREANKKQFVLTLILGGVSLVSFLTLLIVVCVYTNVIPQNVKIVLITIACVIFAVGCIAVMAGQQKIGYYQCAKCGQTFVPKFWAHTFGFNLISKRHLKCPHCGEKSWCRKVMGRE
- a CDS encoding GNAT family N-acetyltransferase, whose protein sequence is MATEPKTEIWNKTGSGVLTETPLLLTACREGKFGTAFSYSGGCVYQALFTYLTGKPDEGFFSVHPELFYGSWLVCLSAEWENYLRKLPMQAVFRREVMEPLCAESVKPLKPLPEGYILTPFTPAIFEAHPFGQGGNYAGFEDFSERGAGAAVLYNGQVVAAASSFLTFEDQAELDICTDPEHRKRGLADHCTTEIMSQCSRKGLTIHWDAQNRISAELAKGHGFRSLTEYAVYCLRDNG
- a CDS encoding GNAT family N-acetyltransferase, which encodes MIYYKDDELVIRNMEEADGQAFVEEFTAQGWHPDIAVYQKRIQDQAEGKCVALTAEYQGQPAGSVYVYLIPHNGPFKEKGWPEIHDFSVLQKYQRKGIGGKLMDAAEQIAGLYADTVCLAVGLHDGYGAAQRMYIKRGYIPDGTGVWYQGKQCEQYETVCTVDDDLVLFLSKKLRG
- a CDS encoding GNAT family N-acetyltransferase codes for the protein MKDLEIRNQKIIDAVIEKEKTLCPGSVALIGIYGSFQSGDIHPLSDLDLLILINDDRGWQLGKAFIQDDLGVGHDIYCTNWEGLRQDARYEHPHIGKLMDSRIVYCTDEKYRAELEKLRDEVRKTLAEPFGETDCEKAEKELKEAQCCYAEAMTEEGLAEVRRRAGGAIYYAENAVALLNKTYFRLGVKRRYEELNAMKKKPENLCGMIEAILEAETAGSVKERLTWLMKELTACFRTARQSLQPEKKPACADTLSGTYEEMFSNWHGKMVQAAENGDRHLAFMSLESLNEMLADIGNAVEIGTYDVLRAYDPNDLKKTAEGFDNVLERYLSEYEKAGMKAERYADIDAFATSYLNKGKAKTEKAVCRIRTAVPEDADRIDALFREMLQTIYHTDDVKGYEAGYLDSFWNGGENRIYVAEDDEVRAFLSVQAYREPQAYLYLDDFSVTAAYRGSGIGTKLMQSAEAYAREIGIPAIVLHVEKNNESAFRFYEGLGYTIFRDDGDRYLLSKEIDQN